One window of the Rhipicephalus sanguineus isolate Rsan-2018 chromosome 4, BIME_Rsan_1.4, whole genome shotgun sequence genome contains the following:
- the LOC119389894 gene encoding 4-hydroxybutyrate coenzyme A transferase, giving the protein MSFKSKAASLCQRFVRPGLTLKNAHRRGFYSYCNEPFQPLKRDPKWVKAEEAVSAIKSGDTVFIHGAAATPRGLIPAMVEHGKKSGLKNVTVCHIHTEGAAEYNQPDCQGIFRSMSFFVGANCREAINAGRADFVPIFLSEIPQVFHRGVLPVDVAMVQVTPPDIHGYCSLGTSVDCARAALTHAKYIIGQVNEHMPRTWGDGNIHISHFDALVKHDAKLPEHKPANLTDVEKQIGKNIADNLVENGATLQLGIGSIPDAVLSCLKGHKDLGIHSEMFSDGVVDLVEEGCITNNKKVIEKGKIVGSFCIGTQKLFDFMNCNAGLVMLDVSYVNNPQIICQNPKVTAINSCIEVDITGQVVSDSIGTRIYSGFGGQLDFLRGAAICQDGKGKPILAMPSVSAKGVSKICTYIKQGAGVVTTRGHVHYIVTEHGIASLFGKSIRQRAHALINIAHPDHRETLEKEAFERLKCMPSP; this is encoded by the exons ATGTCGTTCAAGTCCAAGGCGGCCTCGCTATGCCAGCGGTTCGTCCGTCCGGGCCTGACGCTGAAAAACGCTCACCGGAGAGGCTTCTACTCGTACTGCAACGAACCTTTTCAGCCACTGAAGCGCGATCCGAAGTGGGTGAAGGCCGAGGAAGCAGTCTCCGCGATCAAGTCTG GCGATACGGTGTTCATCCATGGAGCGGCGGCCACTCCCCGAGGCCTCATACCCGCCATGGTGGAACACGGAAAGAAGTCCGGTCTCAAGAACGTCACCGTCTGCCACATTCACACTGAGGGTGCTGCGGAATACAACCAGCCAGACTGCCAGG GCATCTTCCGGAGCATGTCGTTCTTCGTCGGGGCCAACTGCCGGGAGGCCATCAATGCTGGCCGGGCTGACTTCGTGCCCATCTTTCTTAGCGAAATTCCCCAAGTGTTCCACCGTGGCGTGCTTCCAGTCGATGTCGCCATGGTGCAAGTGACGCCGCCAGACATCCACGGCTACTGCAGCTTGGGCACCAGTGTCGACTGTGCACGGGCAGCGCTCACCCATGCCAAGTACATAATTG GGCAGGTGAACGAGCACATGCCGCGCACCTGGGGTGACGGAAACATCCACATCTCGCATTTCGACGCCCTCGTGAAGCACGACGCCAAGCTGCCCGAACACAAGCCAGCCAATTTGACCGATGTGGAGAAGCAGATCGGCAAGAACATTGCCGACAACCTGGTCGAAAACGGCGCTACGCTGCAGCTCG GTATCGGGTCAATTCCGGACGCTGTGTTGAGCTGCCTAAAGGGCCACAAGGACTTGGGAATCCACTCGGAGATGTTCAGTGACGGTGTGGTCGACCTGGTGGAAGAGGGCTGCATCACCAACAACAAGAAGGTCATTGAGAAGGGCAAGATCGTGGGCAGCTTCTGCATTGGAACCCAGAAGCTGTTCGACTTCATGAACTGCAATGCTGGGCTTG TGATGCTGGACGTTTCCTACGTCAACAACCCTCAAATCATCTGCCAGAACCCCAAGGTCACTGCCATCAACTCCTGCATCGAAGTTGACATCACTGGCCAGGTCGTGTCGGATTCTATTGGCACAAGAATTTACTCAG GTTTCGGTGGGCAGCTGGACTTCCTGCGAGGAGCGGCCATCTGCCAAGATGGAAAGGGCAAGCCCATTCTGGCCATGCCTTCCGTGTCCGCCAAGGGAGTCAGCAAGATCTGCACCTACATCAAGCAGGGTGCGGGTGTCGTCACAACTCGCGGACACGTTCACTACATCGTTACGGAACATGGGATTGCCTCGCTCTTCGGAAAGAGCATCCGCCAGCGGGCTCATGCCCTCATCAACATAGCGCACCCCGACCACAGGGAAACGCTGGAGAAGGAAGCCTTTGAAAGGCTCAAGTGCATGCCATCTCCGTAG